Proteins encoded together in one Meles meles chromosome 7, mMelMel3.1 paternal haplotype, whole genome shotgun sequence window:
- the PCBP2 gene encoding poly(rC)-binding protein 2 isoform X6, protein MDTGVIEGGLNVTLTIRLLMHGKEVGSIIGKKGESVKKMREESGARINISEGNCPERIITLAGPTNAIFKAFAMIIDKLEEDISSSMTNSTAASRPPVTLRLVVPASQCGSLIGKGGCKIKEIRESTGAQVQVAGDMLPNSTERAITIAGIPQSIIECVKQICVVMLETLSQSPPKGVTIPYRPKPSSSPVIFAGGQDRYSTGSDSASFPHTTPSMCLNPDLEGPPLEAYTIQGQYAIPQPDLTKLHQLAMQQSHFPMTHGNTGFSGLDASAQTTSHELTIPNDLIGCIIGRQGAKINEIRQMSGAQIKIANPVEGSTDRQVTITGSAASISLAQYLINVRLSSETGGMGSS, encoded by the exons ATGGACACCGGTGTGATTGAAGGTGGATTAAATGTCACTCTCACCATCCGGCTACTTATGCATGGAAAG GAAGTTGGCAGTATCATCGGAAAG AAAGGAGAATCAGTTAAGAAGATGCGTGAGGAG AGTGGTGCACGTATCAACATCTCAGAAGGGAATTGTCCTGAGAGAATTATCACTTTGGCTGGACCCACTAACGCGATCTTCAAAGCCTTTGCTATGATCATTGACAAACTGGAAGAG GACATCAGCAGCTCTATGACCAATAGCACAGCTGCCAGTAGACCCCCAGTTACCCTGAGGCTGGTGGTCCCTGCTAGTCAGTGTGGCTCGCTCATTGGGAAAGGTGGTTGCAAGATCAAGGAAATACGAGAG AGTACAGGAGCTCAGGTCCAGGTGGCAGGGGATATGCTCCCCAACTCAACTGAGCGGGCCATCACTATTGCTGGCATTCCGCAATCCATCATTGAGTGTGTGAAACAGATCTGCGTGGTCATGTTGGAG actCTCTCCCAGTCCCCTCCGAAGGGCGTGACCATCCCGTACCGGCCCAAGCCGTCCAGTTCTCCAGTCATCTTTGCAGGTGGTCAG GACAGGTACAGCACAGGCAGCGACAGTGCGAGCTTTCCCCACACCACCCCGTCCATGTGCCTCAACCCTGACCTGGAGGGACCACCTCTAGAG GCCTATACCATTCAAGGACAGTATGCCATTCCACAGCCAGAT TTGACCAAGCTGCACCAGTTGGCAATGCAACAGTCTCATTTTCCCATGACGCATGGCAACACCGGATTCAGTG GTTTGGATGCATCTGCTCAGACTACTTCTCATGAACTCACCATTCCAAATGAT ttGATTGGCTGCATAATTGGGCGTCAGGGCGCCAAAATCAATGAGATCCGTCAGATGTCTGGGGCGCAGATCAAAATTGCGAACCCAGTGGAAGGATCTACTGATAGGCAGGTTACCATCACTGGATCTGCTGCCAGCATTAGCCTGGCTCAATACCTAATCAATGTCAG GCTTTCCTCGGAGACGGGTGGCATGGGGAGCAGCTAG
- the PCBP2 gene encoding poly(rC)-binding protein 2 isoform X2 produces the protein MDTGVIEGGLNVTLTIRLLMHGKEVGSIIGKKGESVKKMREESGARINISEGNCPERIITLAGPTNAIFKAFAMIIDKLEEDISSSMTNSTAASRPPVTLRLVVPASQCGSLIGKGGCKIKEIRESTGAQVQVAGDMLPNSTERAITIAGIPQSIIECVKQICVVMLETLSQSPPKGVTIPYRPKPSSSPVIFAGGQDRYSTGSDSASFPHTTPSMCLNPDLEGPPLEAYTIQGQYAIPQPDLTKLHQLAMQQSHFPMTHGNTGFSGIESSSPEVKGYWGLDASAQTTSHELTIPNDLIGCIIGRQGAKINEIRQMSGAQIKIANPVEGSTDRQVTITGSAASISLAQYLINVRLSSETGGMGSS, from the exons ATGGACACCGGTGTGATTGAAGGTGGATTAAATGTCACTCTCACCATCCGGCTACTTATGCATGGAAAG GAAGTTGGCAGTATCATCGGAAAG AAAGGAGAATCAGTTAAGAAGATGCGTGAGGAG AGTGGTGCACGTATCAACATCTCAGAAGGGAATTGTCCTGAGAGAATTATCACTTTGGCTGGACCCACTAACGCGATCTTCAAAGCCTTTGCTATGATCATTGACAAACTGGAAGAG GACATCAGCAGCTCTATGACCAATAGCACAGCTGCCAGTAGACCCCCAGTTACCCTGAGGCTGGTGGTCCCTGCTAGTCAGTGTGGCTCGCTCATTGGGAAAGGTGGTTGCAAGATCAAGGAAATACGAGAG AGTACAGGAGCTCAGGTCCAGGTGGCAGGGGATATGCTCCCCAACTCAACTGAGCGGGCCATCACTATTGCTGGCATTCCGCAATCCATCATTGAGTGTGTGAAACAGATCTGCGTGGTCATGTTGGAG actCTCTCCCAGTCCCCTCCGAAGGGCGTGACCATCCCGTACCGGCCCAAGCCGTCCAGTTCTCCAGTCATCTTTGCAGGTGGTCAG GACAGGTACAGCACAGGCAGCGACAGTGCGAGCTTTCCCCACACCACCCCGTCCATGTGCCTCAACCCTGACCTGGAGGGACCACCTCTAGAG GCCTATACCATTCAAGGACAGTATGCCATTCCACAGCCAGAT TTGACCAAGCTGCACCAGTTGGCAATGCAACAGTCTCATTTTCCCATGACGCATGGCAACACCGGATTCAGTG GCATTGAATCCAGCTCTCCAGAGGTGAAAGGCTATTGGg GTTTGGATGCATCTGCTCAGACTACTTCTCATGAACTCACCATTCCAAATGAT ttGATTGGCTGCATAATTGGGCGTCAGGGCGCCAAAATCAATGAGATCCGTCAGATGTCTGGGGCGCAGATCAAAATTGCGAACCCAGTGGAAGGATCTACTGATAGGCAGGTTACCATCACTGGATCTGCTGCCAGCATTAGCCTGGCTCAATACCTAATCAATGTCAG GCTTTCCTCGGAGACGGGTGGCATGGGGAGCAGCTAG